The following proteins are co-located in the Actinomycetes bacterium genome:
- the rplQ gene encoding 50S ribosomal protein L17, whose translation MPTPTKGARLGGSPAHQRLMLANLATALFEHGRITTTETKAKRLRPFAERLVTKAKRDDLASRRRVAAVIKDPTVVHELFTEIAPGYAGRPGGYTRITKIGPRKGDNAPMAVIELVEPLAEQTVAEATAATKRAAKEAAAAEAADASEESTTEETADEVTPEASEELAEEPTAAADDSAVAEAADDESDSEEDDAAK comes from the coding sequence ATGCCTACCCCAACTAAGGGCGCCCGTCTTGGGGGCAGTCCGGCGCATCAGCGGTTGATGCTGGCCAATCTGGCCACCGCGCTGTTCGAGCACGGCCGAATTACCACCACTGAGACTAAGGCGAAGCGGTTGCGGCCGTTCGCCGAGCGGTTGGTCACCAAGGCCAAGCGCGATGATCTGGCTTCCCGTCGACGGGTCGCTGCGGTTATCAAGGATCCCACCGTGGTCCATGAGTTGTTCACTGAGATCGCTCCCGGCTATGCCGGTCGGCCAGGTGGCTACACCCGGATTACCAAGATCGGTCCGCGCAAGGGTGACAACGCCCCGATGGCGGTCATCGAGCTGGTAGAACCGCTCGCGGAGCAGACCGTGGCTGAAGCGACTGCTGCGACCAAGCGGGCGGCCAAGGAGGCTGCTGCCGCCGAGGCCGCCGACGCTAGCGAGGAGTCAACCACCGAGGAGACCGCCGACGAGGTGACCCCGGAAGCGTCCGAGGAGTTAGCAGAAGAACCGACAGCCGCCGCCGACGACTCCGCTGTCGCCGAAGCTGCCGACGATGAGTCGGACTCGGAAGAGGATGACGCCGCGAAGTGA
- the truA gene encoding tRNA pseudouridine(38-40) synthase TruA translates to MPPGRTRIRLDLGYDGTGLSGWARQPGLDTVQQRVESALAEVCGEPISVHCAGRTDAGVHARGQVAHADIPEQALVRRTWYGLVAQLNRLMGPQVFCRAVTAAPADFDARFAALSRHYSYRICDDPQQRDPLTRNFVVFHPRALAESSMATAAAALVGEHDFAAFCRAKAGATTIRRVLYLTVLRGAPGLLTINIGADAFCHSMVRSVVGALVAVGEGRRAPEWVAAVLSAQERDSAAGVMPAAGLVLQRVDYPPPAEMAARIREARQLRTAEPTDGQQP, encoded by the coding sequence GTGCCACCTGGTCGGACCAGAATTCGGCTCGACCTCGGTTATGACGGCACCGGTTTGTCCGGCTGGGCCCGGCAACCCGGACTGGACACGGTTCAGCAGCGGGTGGAATCGGCGCTCGCTGAAGTCTGCGGTGAACCGATCTCGGTGCATTGCGCCGGGCGTACTGATGCGGGGGTGCATGCCCGAGGCCAAGTGGCGCATGCGGATATCCCGGAGCAAGCCCTAGTACGGCGTACCTGGTACGGCCTGGTCGCACAGCTGAATCGACTGATGGGGCCGCAAGTCTTCTGTCGAGCGGTCACTGCTGCGCCAGCGGACTTTGATGCTCGGTTTGCGGCATTGTCGCGTCACTACAGCTACCGGATCTGTGACGATCCGCAGCAACGGGATCCACTCACGCGAAACTTTGTGGTCTTTCACCCCCGTGCGCTGGCTGAGTCGAGCATGGCCACCGCAGCGGCAGCGCTCGTTGGAGAGCACGACTTCGCGGCCTTCTGTCGGGCGAAAGCCGGCGCGACCACAATCCGCCGCGTTTTGTACCTCACGGTTCTCCGAGGAGCTCCCGGACTGCTGACTATCAACATCGGTGCGGACGCGTTTTGTCATTCCATGGTGCGCTCCGTTGTTGGTGCTTTGGTTGCTGTGGGTGAGGGGCGACGAGCGCCGGAGTGGGTGGCGGCGGTGCTGTCCGCCCAGGAACGGGACTCGGCAGCCGGCGTGATGCCCGCCGCCGGGCTGGTCTTGCAGCGGGTGGACTACCCGCCGCCGGCGGAAATGGCTGCGCGTATCCGGGAGGCTCGCCAACTGCGTACGGCCGAGCCAACTGACGGTCAACAGCCGTAA